Sequence from the Oncorhynchus kisutch isolate 150728-3 linkage group LG12, Okis_V2, whole genome shotgun sequence genome:
GTAGATCATTGTGGCAGGCAGCATCAACTATACAGGGGTTACCTTACCCTTAGGGTATCTAACAGGTTTATCAATTCTAAACACAAGGTTTTTGAGTGAGTGGCAGTTTCTTACAAGCCATTGGCCCTTGTTCTCACAAAACGTTCATAACACAACTTGCAAATAaatcaacctggactcaggggtagacctAACATATGAAACATACATCTGTCTACCCCCATTTACTAtgatatggtatgtattcatttgtggatgtccatcatttCGTATGATATATTACGCATTGCAATTCGTATAGCATGTTATGAATTTGGAATACatatgatacactatatatacaaaagtatgtggataccccttcaaatgagtggattcggctatttcagccgcaatctccatagacaaacattggcagtagaatggccttactgaagagctcagtgactttcaacgtggcactgtcatagggtGCCACattcccaacaagtcagttcgtcaaatttctgccctgctatagctgccccggtcaattgtaagtgctgttattgtgaagtggaaacatctaggagcaacaacggctcagccacaaagtggtaggctacacaagctcacagaatgggaccgccgagtgctgaagtgcgtagcacgtaaaaaccgactgttctcggttgcaacactcactaccgagttccaaactgcctctagaagcaacgtcagcacaataactgtttgttgggagcttcatgaaatgggtttccatagtcGAGCAGTCGCACACTAGCCTAAAACCACTGTtgcgcaatgccaagctttgGGTGGATTGGTGTAgttcgctgccattggactctggagcagtggaaacacgttctctggagtgatgaatcacgcttcaccatctggcagtctgatggatgaatctgggtttggctgataccaggaaaacgctacctgccccaatgcatagtgccaagtgtaaagtttggtggtggaggaggaataatggtcatgggctgtttttcatggttcgggctaggccccttagttccagtgaagggaaatcttaactctacagcatacaatgacattctagacgattctgtgcttccaattttgtggcaaaggtttggggaaggccctttccatgAGAATGCCCCTGTGCataaagcgagatccatacagaaatggtttttcaagatcggtgtggaagaacttgactggcctgcacagagccctgacctcaactccatcgaacacctttgggataaattggaacgccgactgtgagccaggcctcaTCGCCCAACACCAgttcccgacctcactaatgaaCTTGTGGCAGAATGGAAGtccccgcaacaatgttccaacatctagagtggaggctgttatagcagcaaagaagggaccaactccatattaatgcccatgattttggaatgagatgttcgatgagcgtccacatacttttggtcatgtagtgtatgttacaAATTTCAATTTGTTTgtttaacgttagctaggtggatGATgcttagctaggctaggggttaggggttaaggttagggttatgagttaaggttagagttaggggaagggttagctaacacgcTAGGTAGTTGCAAAGTAcagtagctaattagctaaaatgctaaagttgtccgtgataaGATTTGAACAAAACCTTTTTGTTTTTGCAGCTcaagtaaccataccaaacgtaacatatcaaagtcatttgagtgtcctggatgtatgtttaccatgttacatctagtctatgagaccaggctgaataAGTAGAGAACTGGTAAGGCATCTGCACTTCTAAAAGTTGAGTACAACCGCCAACAAGCCTCTTGAGAAATGCAAAAATGCCTTTTCTACGTCGACAGAATAAGTTAGTAAACACAAACAGATTAGGAGTTTACTGGTACTTTCCCTACCGTGGCTACGCAACCAGCAAGGCTAAGCTCTCTGCTGTGCATTAGGGTCTGCCTCATACACACTAAAAGACACTTCCTGCCTCATGCATAAGAAAGCAGGTCCCTCCCTCCAGCAGTGctgctctctctcaattcaattcaattcaattcaaggggctttattggcatgggaaacatatgttaacattgccaaagcaagtgaaatgggtaaacaaaagtgaaataatcaataaaaagtaaatattacactcactctctctctaactctctcttgcttgctctctctctctctctgtttgaagCCGTCTTGACGTCACATGGTCTCCCAGGCAACAGGCTACCACAGGAGTGCTACTTTTTCCATTGCTTCTGAGCCCTCAAGATCCTTCCCCTAAATTAACTTGGGTTTAGAAAGTTTATCTTTGGATTGAAACCATGACCAAATTGTGTGCgtgtgaaaagtgtgtgtgtttgagaagtgtgtgcgtgtgtattttgTTAACATCACTGCTGAGTGTGAATAGTGAAAACTGCGATAGAAAAAGGGATTGATGGGTAACACTTCATATGTCCCTCTCACTGAGCTCAAAGGATTGCCTATCtgtcaaaaaatatatttagtcTATTATAAAAGACTGACTATTCCTCCTGCCTTGACCCAACTACGATAAAAGGAATAATGGCGATACAAAATCATTCAAATTAATTTCAACAAATAGTCCTGAGTAAACAACAATAACACAAAACATGTCAATCTCTCTCATTAGAACACGTGAGATAAGTTCATTATAAAGTGTTTGTTCAAAGGATATGAGGTCATCTAAACCCTGAATGTGTTTCACTATCCTGCTAATAACCCAGGCACCAAAACACCATGTCCAGCCTTGTGGTTGTGATAAGCGCCCttcatcaaatcacatttatttatatagcccttcgtacatcagctgatacctcaaagtgctgtacagaaacccagcctaaaaccccaaacgtcaagcaatgcaggtgttgaagcacgttggctaggaaaaactccctagaaaggccaaaacctaggaagaaacctagagaaacCTTCATCCTTCCTGTTGGAGACAGGAGGCTGTCATCAGTCACTGCAGCCTCATTGACTACCAAGCCCTTTACACTGGTGTGATCAGGAAAAACCAaagcatcaacaacaacaacaacaacaaactgcTAACACAACAGATAAAGCCACATGGGGTTTCCAATGTGAGTCTTCCTTGTGAGTCTGGCCATTTGGATTCTGCCTGGACTTGAACTGAACTTCAATTCATGAAAATCTGTCAGGTACAACAAGAACTGGTCACAGTCCAGGAGAAAAATATCATTTAAATATGTATGTATTCTGGCATGTGAGTAATAGTATTTTTGGCGTCATAATAGAATATTAGCGCAACAGTCAGTCCAACTAATGACTAATGTTATTGCACCACTGTAGAACTATTTTACAACGCTAGAGAAATGCCTGCCTGCAACACAGTGCTGACAACAGCTCCTCTGGGCACTTGTTATTGGGTCTGTTACAACAGGCAACCACAAGCCTTCTGCATCTGCACTGCAGAGAACCCTGTTAGACTTCTACTCTGAGTCGCTCGCTGTAGCACGCAGGGCTCTTTCCTCCTCTGGCCGGCACAGGAAAAGGAGACACCACCGTGACATGATTTCAGTACCCCGACCGAGCGGGTGTCACTATGCCCGGCCACAGCCAAGAGGACCCACCTAATAAGATGGCATACAGGCCTATTGAGCCTGGTAGCAAATCAGTTTGTTCCCCAGCAAAACTCCTCTGTTGTGTTCGTTGTCATGCTAAAATCTACTACAGCTCAATAGCACATGACAAAGGACTTGGCTAAAGCATTAGTTCTGCATCCAGGTTATAAAAAGCAACCTGAATACTTGATGCTATAAACAATAGAGCTATAAAGACCATTTagtaataatatatgccatttagcagactctttgatccaaagcaacttacattCACTTGTGCATACATTTTaaatatgggtggtcccaggaattgaacccactatcctTGTGATATGCTCTAGGAGCTGTTATAATGTCGTAGGTTTGGTGTAGTACGTACTTCAGTAGTTGTCATCATTTTAGTCTAATGTATACTTCTCCGGACCCACGCTGACTACAGAACGGCACTCGAGCCATAGGCCTGAGATGTAGGGAAACTCCCACAGGAGTGACACAACCTGTCCAAATGCACCTCTGTGATTGGGACAGGAAGGGGATAGATGCTAGAACATGTTGAAGTGTTTTGAAGAGCTGAGGTTTTCAGTGTGTGAGCGTAAACAAGGATACCTGCCCAGGGACATTCCATTCTGCGATAATCAACCCTATCAAAAGTAAACCAAACCTTAAGGAATGATCTTGTCTTCTGAGGAACATGCTGCCTTTCCCTATTGGACACTGTTCTtcactgtcttcctgtctctctctctcgttctctctctcacatgtaTAGTACAGAGAGAATACCAGTGCATGACAGATGACATCTCTCACTAAGCTTCTGTTTCTTTCTCTAATAGCAAAGCATATTAAATCCTGCCAAGAAAGCCCTAAAAGGTGTGTGTTATCAGGATGTTGTAACATGGTAGCCTCTTTTTAAATGATTACAAACATATTCCTGCTGGATTCCTCTTCCAGGGAACTTTCGGTGAactttgatcaaatcaaatcaaaatgtatttgccatatgcgccgaatacaacaagtgtagactttaccctgaaatgcttacttacaagcccttaactaacagtgcagttcaagaaaaagaaaatatttaccaagtaggctaaaataaaaagttacagaataacaataacaataacgaggctatatacagggggcaccggtaccgagtcagtgtgcaggggtacaggctagttgaggtaatcggtacatgtaggtggggcgaagtgactatgcacaggtaacaaacaaacagcgagtaacagcagtgtacaagagggggagtgtcaatgtaaattgtccggtggcaatttttatgaattgttcagcagtttaatggcttgggtgtagaagctgttgagtTGGGAAGAGAAGTGACGAAGACATTCCAAGGAATGGACAAGTTTCAACTACAACAGTACTGTCCCAAACTAACAATCACATAAAACTTTTGAATTTGTCCGAATAAAGAAGATACTATACAGTGATGAACTTGATGAGCAAGAAGAGAGAATACAGGTAACTTCTTCTATTTCAGATCAACAAAATAATGTAGCCCTAGTCCTAGAGGGTCTTGATCTTTTTACACAGTTATCCTGTTATTTCACAGTTATCCTGTTATTTACACAGTTATCCTGTTATTTCACAGTTCTCCTGTTATTTACACAGTTCTCCTGTTATTTACACAGGTCTCCTGTTATTTCACAGTTATCCTGTTATTTACACAGTTATCCTGTTATTTCACAGTTATCCTGTTATTTACACAGTTCTCCTGTTATTTACACAGTTCTCCTGTTATTTCACAGTTATCCTGTTATTTACACAGTTATCCTGTTATTTACACAGTTATCCTGTTATTTACACCATTATCCTGTTATTTACACAGTTATCATGTTATTTACAGTTATCCTGTTATTTACACAGTTATCCTGTTATTTACACAGTTACACCCAGTTAACTTGATCTAATTGTAAAGTAGCATGAATACATTGTAAAGTAGAATGAATACATTGTAAAGTAGCATGAATACATTGTAAAGTAGAATTCAATCTAATAAACCCCTTTATAAAACCAAATATGCCCTTTCAAGCTGAGTTAATTTCTCCTGTCTACACTCCAGACACCTTATCCACCTATTTGAGCTCACTGCAAGAGATCAGTTACAGATCAGTGTATCATAAAGTGCAAGAAAATATCTCTCATTATTAAGCAGAGGTCTCCTAGGTGACGGTTCTGCCATCACGTAGCTTGCTACATGCATCTTCCCTTTTTCTGAGACTTACACTTTTCTCAGACATGGGCCAGAAATGATAGAGAGAGGGCTGCCTCACTGTCATGGATACATCAAAGCAAGACATTCCTCTCCAAAGCAAATCCGTTACAGTGTAAACAGCCTTCACAAAACCAGCGCAGTTCCATCCACTTAACTTCAAGGCTATCTTGGCCATCTTGGCCTTGCCGCTCTGCTCTGCATTCACATATTTATTTTGTTTGCTATCGCCAGGCCAGATGGGCACAATGAAGTGTTTTGATTCCGGTGTTTATACCAGATAAGACATCACATGGATCTCCtggccacaggaggttggtggcaccttaatgggggaggacaggctcgtggtaatgacttgGGCgcaatgagtggaatggtatcaaatacatcaatctAGAAgagaaagaaacgcacacctatttaggcaaggtgctggctagcggagtagaacacttgaaaaatgaaaggagagccgcacactctaggagctcagatgcaataattgaataacctaaTATCCAACGTttagacagacaagctgtctccATCAGGgaatggtttccatgtggttgatgccatttcattcgttccgttccagacattatcatgagccgtcctcccctcagcagcctcatgTGCACCTGGAGCACATCCCATATGTCATGTACGACCCATTATCCTGCTACTTTAGTCTGCCACTGAAggcctgtgtctgtgtgctccAGCTGCATGACGGTAACCAGTGACGCATCTCCGACGTAGAGTCAGAGTCAGACGTAGACAGGCCAAGGAGGTTTCTATAAGATGGCAAATTATCACCGACGATTTCTGAGGTATATTGCAATTAATGTCTCAGTTCCTCCATCAGTACACACTCACCACTAACAAACATTTATTGGTAATAACACTTACGGGAAGCAAATTGCGGTGCATTGTTTTGAATCATTGCCGATCGAGCAGGTGGAAATCATGGCCAAGCAAACTCTTCCAGTAATGTATACACAGCCCCCTCATTTATAAACAGTGCTTTAAGCCTCCCCTTTGAAGGCCGTTCAACAGCGCTCAGAGTCAAAGTGTCTGAGGCTGACGACGGGGACACAGAAGTACCTTTGTTTGTGAGAATGTCAACCGGTCCTCAGGGAGGATGCCGACCGGTTTGTTGCAAGAGCGCCGTATGACAAAGAGCTTGATGAAGAGAGGCCCTCTAACGAACTTAAAAGTTCATTTAGAGATGGGAGAGTCGGCcctaaatgcatgctcttaaaTGTGGCGAAACAGAATTGTCCAATTATTCCAAAGCTTTCTTAAACATTTTTATTATCAACTTCAGTCCCTATTCCATTGAACAATAAACCAAATGTAAGCCAAAACTCATTCAatgtgaaagagaggttgaattgATGACAAAGTAAACAAAGTAAAGTAACAAAGTAAATAATATTTTACTTTGTTCCTTAATGAAAGTGTGTTACTCACAGCTCTCTGCTGGGTGTTGAGGAAGGCAAGTGACAGTCCCTCGGCTCTATCCGGGTCACTGGAGATGTCATCCTCTGATTCCTCCCAGGAGGAGGAGAAGCCTGTGGAGGAAGCTGAGGAGGAGGACAGCTTCCTCAAGCCTCGGGATGACCCTGGGCTCTGCTGGGGCTCACTGCCCGGATCACAGCCTTCTCCCTGGGCCTCCATCCCGTGGTCGGTGACTATGACGGCTGGGATGGTGGTCCCCACTTCTGGGCAGCTCCCCTCCCTGCTGGCCCAGGGTGCTTGTGGCTGGGTTTCCGTTGGCTCTGCTCCTGCCTTTGTCAGGCAGGTCTGGGCCCACTCCACAGGGTGCTCGCTGTTGCTACCTGCCAAGAAGCTGCCAACCCCCAGTGAACTTGGGGAATAACTGCCTGCTGAACTGTCAGCTTGGGCCCAAGTTCCTGCTGATTTGTTCACAAGCAGACTGCCCTGTTCCGTATTTGGGTCAGTCGTGTTATTTTCCACTCTGCCGTTCCCTGTTACTCCCTCCTCCAAGCAGAGACACCCTTTCCCATTCTGGAGCTCCTTGGAAATGCTTGGAGGGCAGTCTCTCTGTGGGGGGTTAGGGGGAGGCACCTCGGCGGGCTGGCTGGGCTTGGAGGCTGGGACTGTTCTGCACGGGGCCCTCAAGATGTGGGCCTCAAACAGACCCACCTTTTTGTTGACCTCCACATTCAGGAGCTCCTGGTGGATCTGCAGGAGCTGCACCGTGCGCTTCACCTCCCAGTTGGGGGCCTCATCATCTCCATTGTTGCTGAGCCGGCGGACGCAGTTGCCCACGATCTCCCCCAAGGTTTCAGGGTGGCGGCAGGGGGAGCGGGCCCTGGGGCTGCTGGggcctggagaggagggggagacgaAGGAGCCCCCAGGGGAGCCAGGAATCAGGCTACCAGGGCTGTAGTAGGTGGAGCGGTTTGGCACATGCAGCACAGGCCTCCCAGTCCGAGGGCTGCTCGCACTCGTCAGATTGTTGCCATTCATCATAATCAGACTGCTCAGGGCATAAGCAGCCATAGTATCAGGCTGGCACTGTCAGTATGGGCTCCCATCTAGCCCTAGTCCTGGTTGCTGCTCTGGTGTCTACACCCCACCATAGCATTTGGTGGGGTATGTGAGAGGAGAGGTGTAATTCCCTGCTGAATGTTCTATGGAGGAGAGTTGTTGAAGAGGAAAAACAAAACACAGACAGTAAAAGCTTCAATAAAGGCTGTGATTTTATGACTTGCATTTGAATAAGAATAACATTTATTTCCCCCACTGGTGCGTGTGGACTTTCACTTTGATCTACAAATATTATCCAGCAAATCCCTCACAAAGGTAGCATTCCTTCCCAAAGCAAGGCGGATAACTTGCCTATTTACAAGCTACAAATCAATGTTCCAAGAAATAATCATGTGTTTGCTTTTTCTCTAGCTAAGAAAATACCCAGAGTTGAACTTTTTCTACTTAAAATCTATTGTAGATAATGAGACACAAGAATAGATTTACTTGTTGCCATTAGtattagagagagaaagcaacAAACCATATCAGTATTCACTGTAATGTATTCACTGTAATGTATTCACTGTAATGTATTCATTGTAATGTATTCACTGTACATTTGTTatgtgtgtggacccaagaaagagtaatggggatccctaatgaATAGAAATACCCTGGATCAGAAGCCAGAATAACATCAACCCTGGTGAATGTATGTCACACAAACAAAACATTGACTTAACATTTCAAAATGAGTCAAAATAACTTTACCACACAGAGTTGGGTTTGGGATTTTCCTGTGAATGATGTAGGTTCTAGATTCGTTTTAGTTGCTTTGAAAATGACACACTTCTCCATACAGTAGATTTTTACACTTACATACCTTGCAGAAAATACTACTGTTCACCTCAAACTGAAATGTCGGTTAACGTGGCATAATGCCTCAATAACAGCAGCAGTGTGGCTCCCCACACAATCCCCCCCAGAGTCCCCACCATCAGCCCACAGCATGGTGAGGGTCTGGAGGCAGAGAAGGGGGCCCGAGCCAGGCAGGAGATGTCAGCCAACATTAAAGTGGACCAAGTAAGAAGAGAAACAGGCATTCACAGGGACACCATTGTGCCTGTGGCCAGGTGCCTGGGCGGGTCAGTTTCTGTCTACCTAGCACCTCTTTTTCCCAGTCAGACCCACACTGCTCCGAGACAAAGTGACACTTCCAGTATCTATGGAGGGAGTAGCGCCTGTGATGGTTCCCATGAACCCTCCATGCTAGTCAGCACTGACTAACTGAACTCCCTGGCTGTCTTTCTATGACCTTGCATTTCCAACGAAATTAGGGGGAAAAGAGGAAAGGAATAAAACATGAGGATGTGCCAATCAATTATAAGATAAATCGGGTCCATACAACACATTTACTGTGGCGACTGTATTTCATTGGGATATTATCAAACTAATATTCGATGATTTACAAGTTACGTTTGTTGTGATTATATATGTTTCAACTTTGACAATAATTGGTTCGCATGGCATAAAGCAAACGCTCCCCAGTACAATAAGCACGTGGTGATCTAACGTTACTCTAGCTGCCATGTGGGTTTTACTGCAAGCTCAATTTGACAATGTTGTTATAACGCATACTGGGATTCAATCATTACCATTATGACATTCTTTAGCGAATCGACTTGAGCTACTCTTAATCTAATAGCAAAAAGAAACCAATAGCAAACGTGCAGAAGTTTATAAGCCTTATGCCAATTGGTAACTATCATTAGTAATATTTTCTCTGACCTTGTTTGAAATAATAACAACACTAATACAAatatgtattattattgttatcatcatcatcattatccccAGCAtcgtcatcatcaccatcatcatcatcatcatctgggcTATTTCTTTACAGTTGAAACATTGTTATAACCAAGTAACAACTTGCTGACGTTACTCCGTTGTGCGCAATTAATACTGTTGTCTTATTTCCTTGTTGCCAATAGCTACGTAGAGTGCCTATAACGTATTTCTTATTCACAATACTATTTTTGTGAACAGTGTAGGTGTAAATAAAGGCTAAAAAGCTTTAATATAAAGAGCGTTTAATCTAAATAGATTTTACCCACGCAGCTAAATTTTTATTTATGCTGACACCTTGCTTGGAAAATTTGAATGACACTAAACATACTCATTGGAGATGGTAAGTGCAAGTCTTACCTTGTACTAACAGACACCTCGTCCTAATAGGAGTCCTGCTATATCGAACCCGTGGCTGTCCAACCCTCAAAGCCGTTCAGAATGTCTACAGCACTGAGTGCAATTCAGCGCGATTCAGAACACTAAACATCTAAATGAAGCGGATTTCACATAGCACACAATCTCCTTATTCCCTCACAAGCAAAAGGAAGGCCAGTTCCAGTATAAATAAACTTTTTCTCCCACAGCGTGTCCAAAATACTTGCTCTTatgaccccttgacttcttcaaCCCTTCGCTTTGGCGTAGTACTAGGCCGTTGTTTGCTTAGTGTACTTCAAAAAGCAGGAAGGAAGTAGACGCTTACATTAATTTCTACGCAACAAGCAGCTTTTTCCTCAATTCTCCAATTGCCTAGCGAAGGATAAAGCTCGATACGCACACAGCCTTGAGTTTTGACTTCAACGACGACTCTGTTGTCTGGACTAGTGTATCTGTTTGGGTCATCACATAATAACACTTAATTGGAGTGACATTTATTCGATAAACCCAGGACAATGATGATTAACTCTTCTCGTTGGTGATATTATAGGCTAATATCACAAAACATATTTAATATCATGTAGGACCAAACATTTCTGCatgtttattttaaaaaaatctattcTGCATCGTTTGTACAGCCACAAACCATGCAACAGGTGGCGTTTTACCTGTCAATATAACGAAATGTTCAAACATTATGGATCATTTATCACTGTTTGATCaaacagtgttttaattgctttATTTAGCTTACTGGTTTTAAAGCAactgttatatttaataaatAGTATATAATATAGGCTTACCTACAGTAAATATACCTACAGTAGGCTAAATATTAGCATTTTACAACATGATAATATCATGTCCTGCCTGTGCTCTTACCAAATATTTACCATATTGCTTGTATTTGCTTTTGCCTTATGCTTGTGGCTCTAGGGGTAAGTGGTCAAGGTGGTCATTCCTCTAATGGCTCATCAACCAGCTTATCAAATCAGACCATACATTCATTATTCTAGTTTGTCTTGTAAGGCAAGTTGTTTAAATGTCTCAATTGTACTTAGAAAAATGGATTATTCATAATTATGTATTTTACTCATATGATATCAATGACCATTTTAACCTTTTTGAAAGCAACTGTAGTAGCCTACCACACAAGGTACACTGTGCACAATGTGTGTGAACAGATCTTTGTAAAATGCAATCAGCCATTTGCTGTTAAGCTGTCATTACTCACCCACGGAAATTCTACCCCATGACTTTGTAGATTAGCAGCCAAACAAATGACAATTTCGTAGAATGAAAAGAAGTGTGTCAGCTGGCAGAATAAACTGGATGGAAGATACAGTACAACACTAGTGGCCTTTCTGATTTGAATGGGCTGCCTGATAGGCTGTATGAACATCTATATTTCATCCCTTACGATTTCAGACCAGGTTAAGTCATTGTGGCTGTGAAATGAACATGATTGCCTCATGTTTGACTATATTAGTGTC
This genomic interval carries:
- the LOC109900770 gene encoding inositol-trisphosphate 3-kinase B codes for the protein MAAYALSSLIMMNGNNLTSASSPRTGRPVLHVPNRSTYYSPGSLIPGSPGGSFVSPSSPGPSSPRARSPCRHPETLGEIVGNCVRRLSNNGDDEAPNWEVKRTVQLLQIHQELLNVEVNKKVGLFEAHILRAPCRTVPASKPSQPAEVPPPNPPQRDCPPSISKELQNGKGCLCLEEGVTGNGRVENNTTDPNTEQGSLLVNKSAGTWAQADSSAGSYSPSSLGVGSFLAGSNSEHPVEWAQTCLTKAGAEPTETQPQAPWASREGSCPEVGTTIPAVIVTDHGMEAQGEGCDPGSEPQQSPGSSRGLRKLSSSSASSTGFSSSWEESEDDISSDPDRAEGLSLAFLNTQQRAHKSWKKIKNIVHWSPFVMSFKKKYPWIQLAGHAGSFKAGANGRILKKHCDCEQRCLDWLMKDVLRPYVPAYHGDVEKDGEKYNQMDDLLSEFDLPCVMDCKMGVRTYLEEELTKARKNSSLRKDMYQKMVEVEPLAPTPEEQEQQAVTKPRYMQWRETISSTATLGFRIEGIKKEDGTINRDFKKTRSREQVTEAFNDFVKGNQNILNCYLHRLKDIRDTLEISTFFKTHEVIGSSLLFIHDKREQAKVWMIDFGKTTPLPKGQVLSHRATWEEGNREDGYLYGLDHLIDILTHMVVTPKPDSL